A single genomic interval of Helianthus annuus cultivar XRQ/B chromosome 6, HanXRQr2.0-SUNRISE, whole genome shotgun sequence harbors:
- the LOC110944408 gene encoding uncharacterized protein LOC110944408, translated as MLFSGGKDSWVWNADSSNSFSVQNVKKILINDRNVRRAHNMVWTGWVPLKVNIHAWRLDMDRLPTKKNLRRRNINVGDGSCVLCQSVEESALHLFTGCIVSSGVWQGIEKWCRLGPIFLFDFKDIFSLPSMIPGTNTKKKIIRGIVMTTCWVIWKSRNKTVFEDAKPRVCDMIACIISWSYLWFRSRSKVDNISWKDWCRYPMYML; from the coding sequence ATGCTCTTTTCGGGTGGCAAGGATAGCTGGGTCTGGAATGCCGATTCGAGTAACAGTTTTTCAGTGCAGAATGTTAAAAAGATCCTCATCAATGACCGTAATGTTAGGAGAGCCCATAATATGGTTTGGACCGGGTGGGTTCCGTTAAAGGTGAATATTCATGCTTGGAGACTCGATATGGATCGCCTTCCGACCAAGAAAAACCTTCGCAGAAGAAATATTAACGTGGGAGATGGCTCGTGTGTTCTTTGTCAGTCGGTAGAGGAGTCGGCCTTGCACCTTTTCACCGGGTGCATTGTGTCGAGTGGTGTGTGGCAAGGGATAGAAAAATGGTGTCGTTTGGGTCCGATCTTCCTTTTTGATTTCAAAGACATCTTCTCCTTGCCTTCGATGATTCCAGGTACTAATACGAAGAAGAAAATTATTAGAGGGATTGTGATGACGACTTGTTGGGTCATTTGGAAGTCTCGTAACAAGACGGTTTTCGAAGATGCCAAGCCTCGGGTTTGTGATATGATTGCATGCATCATATCTTGGTCTTATTTGTGGTTTCGTAGTAGATCTAAAGTCGATAACATTAGTTGGAAGGATTGGTGTAGATACCCaatgtatatgttgtaa